The following are encoded together in the Candidatus Methylomirabilis oxygeniifera genome:
- a CDS encoding protein of unknown function (Evidence 5 : No homology to any previously reported sequences), with the protein MGRGSGSTAPTVALIAAICLLWVYPFCLFHQAGTIAYHRVTSPDFDHSSSPPAICDAHLFHAVVTGQETGADAKIGLSLHSFPPSTMLGKQLRVVRHHELSGALLPGFRPASLSSSNRLHILYAVYQI; encoded by the coding sequence ATGGGACGGGGATCTGGATCGACAGCTCCGACCGTGGCTCTCATCGCGGCTATCTGCCTGTTGTGGGTCTATCCGTTTTGTCTTTTCCACCAGGCCGGCACTATTGCGTACCACCGCGTTACCTCGCCTGACTTCGACCATAGCTCATCCCCTCCCGCCATCTGCGATGCGCACCTCTTTCATGCCGTAGTAACCGGCCAAGAGACGGGCGCTGACGCAAAGATCGGTCTCAGCCTCCACAGTTTTCCTCCGTCAACAATGCTCGGCAAGCAGCTCCGGGTCGTCAGACACCATGAGCTGAGTGGCGCCTTGCTGCCCGGTTTCCGACCCGCCTCGCTTTCCTCCTCCAACAGGCTGCATATACTGTACGCGGTCTATCAGATTTAA
- a CDS encoding protein of unknown function (Evidence 5 : No homology to any previously reported sequences), whose translation MRATVGAVDPDPRPIESSPSLLRITLCYHDPFELSIRKAHSRAGSRPTQFASTMKTAPHIVDYTFTN comes from the coding sequence ATGAGAGCCACGGTCGGAGCTGTCGATCCAGATCCCCGTCCCATTGAGTCATCCCCTTCGTTGTTGAGGATAACTTTATGCTATCACGACCCGTTTGAGCTTTCAATTCGGAAAGCTCACAGCCGCGCTGGGTCTCGGCCGACTCAGTTTGCGAGCACAATGAAGACCGCTCCTCACATCGTTGACTATACCTTCACAAATTGA
- a CDS encoding protein of unknown function (Evidence 5 : No homology to any previously reported sequences), whose product MSVTVLAIAVAAGGCGKPETAPAPRQTGQAAHPPGPEEHRHDQAPHDGERRETAGPDEASIGVRLTPEERENIGLRTEVAQLRPVEDVRKLNGIVKPHPDRVAQVTSRVPGIVLSVHASLGAWVRRGDDLLDIKGVELERLELGLIQAENKLALTKVDLERVRLLVEREIVARKELLKLENQHRENLNEIESLTRQLNFLGLPKEAIARIREKQTVATLHLPAPIGGTIVERNVVIGQAIEPNVVLMRIIDTSIMLVEGEAFEDILPVLQLGQKVRVVIAAYPDEIFEGKISFISPTVNPTKRTISVWAEVINRRGLLKQDLFAQVYVIVGEQRRSLTIPVEAVISAEGSEFTFVERGGAYIRADLGLGTRDDRFAEVTRGLTAGDRVVTDGSRQLYAKWLAEKGGGPALGGHTH is encoded by the coding sequence ATGAGCGTGACAGTGCTGGCGATTGCCGTCGCGGCAGGCGGCTGCGGCAAGCCGGAGACTGCGCCCGCGCCGCGCCAGACGGGTCAAGCCGCCCATCCTCCCGGTCCGGAAGAACATCGGCATGACCAGGCGCCACACGACGGCGAGCGCAGGGAGACGGCCGGCCCGGATGAGGCGTCAATCGGTGTCCGATTGACGCCGGAAGAGCGCGAGAACATCGGCCTCAGGACCGAGGTTGCACAGCTTCGTCCGGTTGAGGATGTCCGCAAGCTGAACGGGATTGTCAAGCCGCATCCCGATCGGGTGGCGCAGGTGACCAGCCGCGTGCCGGGCATCGTGCTCAGCGTTCATGCGTCGCTTGGCGCCTGGGTCAGGCGGGGAGATGATCTGTTGGACATCAAGGGCGTCGAGCTGGAACGGTTGGAGCTGGGCCTGATTCAGGCGGAGAATAAGCTGGCGCTGACGAAGGTTGATCTGGAGCGTGTTCGGTTGCTCGTTGAACGGGAGATTGTTGCCCGAAAAGAGCTGCTAAAACTCGAGAATCAGCATCGGGAGAACCTGAATGAGATCGAGAGTCTGACGCGCCAACTGAACTTTCTTGGCCTGCCCAAGGAGGCGATCGCACGGATTCGCGAGAAACAGACAGTTGCCACGCTGCATCTGCCGGCTCCCATCGGCGGGACGATCGTCGAGCGCAACGTCGTGATTGGTCAGGCGATTGAACCCAACGTTGTGTTGATGAGGATTATCGATACCTCCATCATGCTTGTCGAGGGGGAGGCATTCGAGGACATCCTGCCGGTGCTTCAGCTTGGACAAAAGGTCCGGGTCGTGATCGCTGCGTATCCGGATGAGATCTTTGAGGGGAAGATCAGCTTTATCAGTCCGACGGTCAACCCGACAAAGCGGACCATTTCGGTATGGGCAGAGGTCATCAATCGTCGGGGGTTGTTGAAACAGGATCTCTTCGCTCAGGTCTACGTCATTGTGGGCGAGCAGCGCAGGAGCCTGACGATTCCGGTTGAGGCCGTTATCAGTGCTGAGGGGTCGGAGTTCACTTTTGTCGAACGGGGCGGCGCGTATATTCGCGCAGACCTCGGGCTGGGAACCCGCGATGACCGCTTCGCTGAAGTGACGCGAGGTCTCACGGCAGGCGACCGCGTTGTCACCGATGGCAGCCGCCAGCTCTACGCGAAGTGGCTTGCGGAAAAGGGTGGGGGACCGGCGCTGGGTGGCCACACGCATTGA